A genome region from Tolypothrix sp. PCC 7712 includes the following:
- a CDS encoding efflux RND transporter permease subunit, with the protein MQQVKNGSGFSLSAISIRQHIGTLMLTLAVIVMGVFFIINLPVDLLPSITYPRIGVRVQAPGVSPEVAVDEVTKPLEEAFSATEGVVQVFSQTREGQISIDLFFQPGGNIDQALNDATAAFNRARSTLPDTIEEPRLFKVDPSQLPVYELALTSPSLAGVDLRVFAEEELARELGVVPGVAGVDVSGGVQEEVRINIDLDRLQALGVGLTDVLDELRDRNVDVSGGRILGQNSEPLTRTVGRFQSADEIRNLSFEVGSAPANGTATSSPTTVPQRRVYLRDFAEVIDGSEQQRVYVLLNGEEAVKVSIQKQPDANTIDVVDGVKKRLEELRKSGVIPEGTIFTPTLDESRFIRNSISNVTSSGLVGTALAAIAVLLFLGSLRQTFIIVVAIPLATLAAIILMGIFGLSLNVFSLGGLALGVGIVVDNSIVMLENIAEGAGMTPGKDTKTRLSSQQLISQAEQSSQEVESALIASTSTNLVAVLPFLLIGGFIALLFNELIITISFSVAASILIAVTVVPMLASRMLAWRFSSRLSQFWFLRQFNRRFDAATVGYGRFLSGILRWRLVTVALALLLFGGGSLWMAPQIPQEILPRINTGQANLNAQFPPGTPLETNQKVMNAVNEILRNQPETEYVFTTIGGALFGNTTNANPLRGTSNITLKPGSDVEAYTERVSQEFNKLNLAGIRLRLAPGQVRGLIVNNSPVRGADVDVILQGNNAETLQQAGRQVLAALEEQATLARFRPDADDRQPEIQIRPDWERVAAVGLTAQEIGDTIQTAIEGSIPTQLQRGNRLVDVRVQLNESSVQAPSQLERLPLFVENNRQVRLSDVATIIEAQAPGEVQRINQRQVFLIAGNLSEGASLSNALAQVNTVINSLDLPEGVSILPSAAVESNQQLQSALQLLGGLATFLVFVVMAVQYNSLIDPLVIMFTIPLALAGGIFGLYITKTAIGATVIVGAVLLVGIVVNNAIIMVELANQILEREKVDRKTAILQAAPQRLRPVLMTTITTVLGMFPLALGIGEGSEFLQPLGVVVFSGLSLATLLTLFIIPCFYTLLHDIFSWGWTKPIFMQLRLWKKNFS; encoded by the coding sequence ATGCAGCAGGTTAAAAACGGTAGCGGATTCAGTCTAAGCGCCATCTCCATCCGCCAACATATTGGCACACTCATGCTGACTTTGGCGGTGATAGTAATGGGTGTTTTTTTTATCATTAATCTTCCAGTAGATTTACTGCCATCCATCACCTATCCCCGGATTGGGGTACGAGTACAAGCTCCTGGTGTCTCCCCAGAAGTAGCAGTTGATGAAGTCACTAAGCCTCTAGAAGAAGCCTTTTCCGCCACAGAGGGCGTAGTACAGGTTTTTTCCCAAACACGTGAAGGCCAAATCAGTATAGATTTGTTCTTCCAACCAGGAGGCAATATTGACCAGGCTTTAAATGATGCGACAGCAGCTTTTAACAGAGCTAGAAGCACCTTACCCGACACCATTGAAGAACCACGTTTATTTAAAGTCGATCCTTCCCAGCTACCTGTATATGAATTAGCATTAACCTCACCTTCTTTAGCAGGTGTTGATTTACGGGTTTTTGCCGAAGAAGAACTAGCCAGAGAATTGGGTGTTGTCCCAGGCGTTGCAGGGGTAGATGTATCAGGTGGAGTGCAAGAAGAGGTCAGAATTAATATTGATTTGGATCGCTTGCAAGCTTTGGGTGTAGGTTTAACCGATGTCTTAGATGAACTGAGAGACCGTAACGTCGATGTTTCTGGCGGTCGGATTTTGGGGCAAAATTCCGAACCTTTAACCCGTACTGTGGGGCGTTTTCAAAGTGCTGACGAAATTAGAAATTTGTCGTTTGAAGTAGGCTCTGCTCCAGCTAATGGCACAGCTACCAGTTCCCCAACTACAGTTCCGCAACGCCGCGTCTATTTGCGAGATTTTGCCGAAGTCATTGATGGCTCAGAACAACAGCGAGTTTACGTCCTCCTCAACGGGGAAGAAGCTGTAAAAGTCAGTATTCAAAAGCAGCCAGATGCTAACACCATTGATGTTGTGGATGGTGTGAAAAAACGTTTAGAAGAATTGCGAAAATCTGGTGTCATTCCTGAGGGAACTATTTTTACACCAACTTTAGACGAATCAAGATTTATCCGTAATTCCATCTCTAATGTTACCAGTTCAGGATTGGTGGGTACTGCATTAGCTGCGATCGCAGTTTTACTATTTCTTGGTTCCTTGAGACAAACTTTTATTATCGTCGTTGCTATTCCTTTAGCCACTCTCGCGGCGATTATCTTGATGGGAATATTTGGCTTATCCCTCAACGTTTTTAGTTTGGGCGGTTTGGCGCTGGGTGTGGGTATTGTTGTAGATAACTCCATCGTGATGTTAGAAAACATTGCCGAAGGTGCGGGGATGACTCCAGGTAAAGATACGAAAACCCGCTTGAGTTCTCAGCAACTAATTTCCCAAGCAGAACAAAGTAGCCAAGAAGTAGAATCAGCCTTAATTGCTTCCACGAGTACCAACTTAGTGGCGGTGTTACCGTTTTTGCTCATTGGTGGCTTTATTGCCTTACTCTTTAATGAGTTAATTATCACTATTAGCTTTTCTGTAGCCGCCTCCATTTTGATTGCAGTCACCGTTGTCCCAATGCTGGCTTCACGAATGCTAGCATGGCGATTTTCCAGTCGATTGAGTCAATTTTGGTTTCTGCGGCAGTTTAATCGTCGTTTTGATGCAGCTACGGTTGGATATGGGCGCTTTTTATCAGGAATATTGCGCTGGCGGTTAGTGACAGTCGCCCTAGCCTTGCTGCTATTCGGTGGCGGTAGTTTATGGATGGCTCCCCAAATTCCCCAAGAAATTTTGCCCCGAATTAATACCGGACAAGCAAACTTAAATGCTCAGTTTCCTCCCGGTACTCCCCTAGAAACCAACCAAAAGGTGATGAATGCGGTGAACGAAATTCTCCGCAACCAGCCAGAAACCGAATATGTATTCACTACAATTGGTGGTGCGCTCTTTGGTAATACTACCAATGCCAACCCCCTTAGAGGTACCAGCAACATTACCCTCAAACCCGGTAGTGATGTAGAAGCTTATACTGAACGAGTTAGTCAAGAATTTAACAAGCTGAATTTAGCGGGAATCCGTCTGCGCCTTGCACCAGGACAAGTTCGGGGTTTAATTGTCAACAATTCTCCAGTCCGAGGCGCTGATGTTGATGTGATTTTACAGGGAAATAATGCAGAGACACTGCAACAAGCTGGTCGTCAGGTATTAGCAGCCTTGGAAGAACAAGCCACCCTAGCCAGATTCCGTCCTGATGCTGATGACCGACAACCAGAAATTCAGATTCGTCCCGACTGGGAGAGGGTTGCAGCCGTTGGCTTGACTGCTCAAGAAATAGGAGACACAATTCAAACTGCGATCGAAGGTAGTATTCCCACTCAACTACAACGTGGTAATCGTTTAGTAGATGTGCGGGTGCAGTTAAATGAAAGCTCTGTACAAGCACCTTCGCAATTAGAAAGGTTACCTTTATTTGTCGAGAACAATCGCCAAGTCCGTTTGAGTGATGTCGCCACAATTATCGAAGCTCAAGCACCTGGAGAAGTGCAACGGATTAATCAACGTCAGGTGTTCTTGATTGCTGGTAATTTGAGTGAAGGTGCAAGTTTGAGTAATGCCTTAGCGCAGGTAAATACAGTCATAAATAGTCTTGATTTACCCGAAGGTGTCAGTATTTTACCAAGTGCAGCCGTTGAATCTAATCAACAACTGCAAAGCGCATTACAACTGTTAGGGGGATTAGCTACCTTTTTAGTTTTTGTGGTGATGGCGGTGCAATACAATTCCTTGATTGACCCATTGGTAATTATGTTTACAATTCCGTTAGCATTAGCTGGGGGTATTTTTGGACTTTATATTACCAAAACAGCTATTGGTGCAACTGTGATTGTCGGTGCTGTGTTGTTGGTAGGTATTGTTGTTAACAACGCCATCATCATGGTAGAACTGGCAAATCAAATTCTAGAACGAGAGAAAGTTGACCGCAAAACAGCCATTTTACAAGCTGCACCGCAACGTTTGCGTCCAGTCTTGATGACCACAATTACTACAGTTTTAGGGATGTTTCCCTTGGCTTTGGGAATTGGTGAAGGCTCAGAATTTTTGCAACCATTAGGCGTAGTAGTGTTTTCTGGTTTGTCCTTAGCAACACTCTTGACTCTATTTATTATTCCCTGCTTTTATACCCTGCTACACGATATTTTTAGTTGGGGTTGGACAAAGCCAATTTTTATGCAACTGCGTTTATGGAAGAAAAATTTTTCGTGA
- the rplJ gene encoding 50S ribosomal protein L10, with protein MGRTLENKQEIVADLKETLSESTLALVIDYQGLTVAEISDLRRRLRASGTVCKVTKNTLMGIAIQDQEQWQPLSELLKGSSAFLLVKDDFSSAIKAYQDFQKATKKTELRGGVMEGRLLREPDVKALGDLPSKEQLMGQIAGAINALATKIAVGINEVPGSLARALQAVADAEKGGSADSAGE; from the coding sequence ATGGGAAGAACGCTAGAAAACAAACAAGAGATAGTAGCCGATCTCAAAGAAACTTTGAGTGAGTCAACATTGGCACTGGTAATTGATTATCAGGGTTTAACTGTTGCTGAAATCAGTGACTTACGGCGGCGGTTACGTGCGAGTGGTACTGTTTGTAAGGTAACAAAAAACACCTTAATGGGCATTGCTATTCAAGATCAAGAACAATGGCAACCACTGTCAGAACTGCTAAAAGGATCTTCTGCCTTTTTGTTAGTTAAAGACGATTTTTCTTCTGCAATTAAGGCTTACCAAGATTTCCAAAAAGCTACCAAGAAGACAGAACTTCGTGGCGGCGTTATGGAAGGTCGCTTGCTGAGGGAACCCGATGTTAAGGCTCTAGGAGACTTGCCATCTAAGGAACAACTCATGGGTCAAATTGCTGGAGCAATCAACGCTTTGGCTACCAAGATTGCTGTTGGTATCAACGAAGTTCCTGGTTCACTGGCGCGTGCTTTGCAAGCAGTGGCTGATGCAGAAAAAGGCGGTAGCGCTGATAGTGCTGGCGAATAG
- a CDS encoding efflux RND transporter periplasmic adaptor subunit, producing MILDGNQPHKFSTMPNTIKASQLINSQLHHTSNQEHRRKFPHFCGSQSSLLIACFLGLSLMTVGCGSSPKESADAQSQGPSTARQGGGATPVDVAIARTENLQTAPEYTGTTTPFRTVSLRSQVEGRLLALNLDVGDRVKQGQNIGQLDDVLLLTDLKQAEAELASLKSEVARATNQVSNARAEVERARLELLQAQADSQRQQQLVKQGAIAEQTAQQARTAAQTAAQALRAATEQVRTEQQAVAAAQGRVVAQQAVVAQAKERRSYSRLTSPITGVVTEKVTEPGNLLQAGGEVLKIADFNQIKVVVQVSELELAQIRVGQSVQVRLDAFPNQTLTGRVTRISPTADATARLIPVEVVIANREGKIGSGLLARVNFATQAAQRVVVPQTAIQKQATNSASSQPKTSKQESDNQTGTLFVVTNVEGKAQVAARSVTLGKRSDGKVEILSGLQPGDRYVVRSGKPLKDGDAVRLSIISEKS from the coding sequence ATGATTTTGGACGGAAATCAACCGCACAAATTCTCAACAATGCCAAATACCATCAAAGCATCTCAGTTAATTAACTCTCAATTACACCACACAAGTAATCAAGAACATAGGCGGAAGTTTCCTCATTTTTGTGGATCTCAGTCTAGTTTATTGATTGCTTGCTTCCTAGGCTTGAGCTTGATGACAGTAGGTTGTGGTTCCTCCCCTAAAGAATCAGCCGATGCACAATCTCAAGGGCCGAGTACTGCAAGACAAGGGGGAGGCGCAACACCCGTAGATGTGGCGATCGCCCGCACAGAGAACTTGCAAACAGCACCAGAATATACAGGGACTACCACACCCTTCCGCACAGTTTCACTGCGATCGCAAGTAGAAGGAAGGCTATTAGCTTTAAATCTAGATGTGGGAGATCGAGTCAAGCAAGGGCAAAACATTGGCCAGTTAGATGATGTCCTCTTGCTCACAGACTTAAAGCAAGCAGAAGCAGAGTTAGCATCCCTCAAATCAGAAGTCGCAAGGGCAACAAATCAGGTAAGTAATGCCCGTGCCGAAGTCGAAAGGGCGCGCTTAGAATTGTTGCAAGCCCAAGCCGACTCACAACGCCAGCAGCAATTAGTCAAACAAGGTGCGATCGCCGAGCAAACAGCCCAACAAGCCCGTACAGCAGCTCAAACAGCCGCCCAAGCCCTTCGAGCCGCTACCGAGCAAGTGCGTACAGAACAGCAAGCAGTCGCCGCCGCCCAAGGTAGAGTTGTCGCCCAACAAGCAGTAGTCGCCCAAGCCAAAGAACGCCGATCCTACAGCCGTTTGACATCTCCCATTACTGGTGTTGTTACCGAAAAGGTTACAGAACCAGGCAATTTGCTCCAAGCTGGGGGCGAAGTCTTAAAAATTGCCGACTTTAACCAAATCAAAGTCGTAGTGCAAGTTTCTGAATTAGAACTAGCACAAATTCGCGTGGGGCAATCTGTGCAAGTCCGCTTAGATGCCTTTCCCAACCAAACATTAACCGGGAGAGTGACACGCATTTCCCCAACCGCCGATGCTACGGCTCGTTTGATACCAGTAGAGGTAGTAATTGCCAACAGGGAGGGCAAAATTGGTAGTGGACTGCTAGCACGCGTCAATTTTGCCACCCAAGCCGCACAGCGAGTAGTAGTACCGCAAACAGCTATTCAGAAGCAAGCCACAAATTCCGCCTCTTCCCAACCAAAAACCAGTAAACAAGAGTCAGATAACCAAACTGGAACTTTGTTTGTAGTCACCAATGTCGAAGGTAAAGCCCAGGTAGCCGCCCGTTCTGTCACCCTGGGGAAAAGATCTGATGGCAAAGTCGAAATTTTATCTGGGTTACAACCAGGCGATCGCTATGTAGTGCGTAGTGGTAAACCACTAAAAGATGGAGACGCTGTGCGTCTTTCAATTATTTCAGAAAAATCTTAG
- the rplK gene encoding 50S ribosomal protein L11, with translation MAKKVVAVIKLALNAGKANPAPPVGPALGQHGVNIMMFCKEYNAKTADQAGMVIPVEISVYEDRSFTFVLKTPPASVLIRKAAKIERGSNEPNKKKVGKITRAQLQEIAQTKLPDLNANDIDAAMKIVEGTAKNMGVTIAD, from the coding sequence ATGGCAAAGAAAGTAGTGGCGGTCATTAAACTGGCCCTGAATGCTGGAAAAGCCAACCCAGCACCGCCAGTAGGCCCTGCTTTGGGTCAACATGGCGTTAACATCATGATGTTCTGCAAGGAGTACAACGCCAAGACAGCAGACCAAGCTGGAATGGTAATCCCTGTAGAAATTTCGGTTTATGAAGACCGGAGTTTTACCTTTGTACTCAAAACCCCTCCTGCATCAGTACTGATTCGCAAGGCGGCGAAGATTGAGCGTGGCTCCAATGAACCCAACAAAAAGAAAGTTGGTAAAATCACCAGGGCGCAATTACAAGAAATTGCTCAAACTAAACTACCTGACCTCAACGCCAACGATATAGATGCGGCAATGAAGATTGTGGAAGGTACTGCCAAGAACATGGGCGTAACGATAGCAGACTAG
- the nusG gene encoding transcription termination/antitermination protein NusG, whose translation MTFATDEPRDSTLQSEEAAEAALKEARWYAVQVASGCEKRVKTNLEQRIQTFDVADKIIQVEIPHTPAVKIRKDGSRQHTEEKVFPGYVLVRMVMNDDTWQVVRNTSHVINFVGAEQKRGSGKGRGHVKPVPLGHSEVERIFKQTSEQEPVVKIDMATGDKIVVLSGPFKDFEGEVIEVSPERSKLKALLSIFGRDTPVELEFNQVEKQS comes from the coding sequence ATGACTTTTGCAACAGACGAACCACGCGACTCAACGTTGCAGTCAGAGGAAGCCGCAGAAGCTGCGCTCAAAGAAGCACGGTGGTATGCGGTGCAAGTAGCCTCAGGCTGTGAAAAGCGCGTTAAAACAAACTTGGAACAGCGCATCCAAACCTTTGATGTGGCTGATAAAATTATCCAAGTCGAAATTCCACATACGCCAGCGGTCAAAATCCGTAAAGATGGCAGTCGCCAGCACACAGAGGAAAAAGTTTTCCCTGGTTATGTGCTGGTGCGGATGGTCATGAATGATGATACGTGGCAGGTAGTACGCAATACATCCCATGTAATTAATTTTGTGGGAGCAGAACAAAAACGTGGCAGCGGTAAAGGCCGTGGTCACGTTAAGCCAGTACCTCTGGGTCATTCAGAAGTTGAACGTATATTCAAACAGACTAGCGAACAAGAGCCAGTAGTCAAAATTGATATGGCGACTGGTGATAAGATAGTTGTGCTTTCTGGGCCGTTTAAAGACTTTGAAGGTGAGGTAATTGAAGTTTCTCCAGAGCGGAGTAAACTCAAAGCCTTACTATCGATTTTTGGACGAGATACACCAGTAGAGTTGGAATTTAATCAGGTAGAAAAACAGAGCTAA
- the rplL gene encoding 50S ribosomal protein L7/L12 gives MSATTDNILEQLKSLTLLEAAELVKQIEEAFGVSAAAPVGVAIAAPGAAPAAEVVEEKTEFDVILESVPADKKIAVLKIVREITGLGLKEAKDLVEAAPKPVKEGIAKEAAEDAKKRIEEAGGTVTVK, from the coding sequence ATGTCTGCTACAACCGATAACATTCTAGAACAATTGAAATCTTTGACCTTGCTAGAAGCTGCTGAATTAGTTAAGCAAATTGAAGAAGCTTTTGGCGTAAGTGCAGCTGCTCCTGTTGGCGTAGCGATCGCAGCTCCTGGTGCTGCTCCTGCTGCTGAAGTAGTAGAAGAGAAGACCGAATTCGACGTGATTCTTGAATCAGTTCCTGCTGACAAGAAGATTGCTGTACTAAAGATTGTTCGCGAAATCACTGGCTTAGGTTTGAAAGAAGCCAAAGATTTGGTAGAAGCTGCGCCCAAGCCTGTTAAGGAAGGTATTGCTAAGGAAGCTGCTGAAGATGCTAAGAAGCGCATCGAAGAAGCTGGTGGCACAGTAACAGTGAAGTAA
- the rplA gene encoding 50S ribosomal protein L1 yields the protein MGRKISRRLQALQAKVEDRDYAPLEALNLLKETATAKFPEAAEAHIRLGIDPKYTDQQLRTTVALPKGTGQEVRVAVIARGEKVNEASNAGADVVGSEELIDEIQKGRMDFDKLIATPDVMPQVAKLGKLLGPRGLMPSPKGGTVTFDIASAIAEFKAGKLEFRADRTGIVHVMFGKASFSPEDLLINLKALQETIDRNRPSGAKGRYWRTVYVSSTMGPSIKVDISALRDLKLNEAA from the coding sequence ATGGGAAGAAAAATTTCACGTCGCTTGCAGGCATTGCAAGCAAAAGTAGAAGATAGAGATTATGCACCCTTAGAGGCGCTAAACCTCCTAAAAGAAACAGCAACAGCAAAATTTCCAGAAGCAGCCGAAGCGCATATCCGGTTGGGAATTGACCCCAAGTATACAGACCAACAATTGCGGACAACCGTAGCACTGCCCAAGGGTACAGGCCAAGAAGTACGTGTGGCAGTAATTGCTAGAGGTGAAAAGGTCAACGAAGCAAGCAATGCTGGTGCGGATGTTGTAGGTTCAGAAGAGCTAATTGACGAAATCCAAAAAGGTAGAATGGATTTCGACAAGCTAATTGCCACACCAGATGTCATGCCTCAGGTAGCAAAGCTAGGTAAATTGCTTGGGCCCCGTGGTTTAATGCCATCACCTAAAGGTGGAACCGTGACATTTGATATCGCTAGTGCGATCGCAGAATTTAAAGCTGGTAAATTAGAATTCCGTGCTGACAGAACAGGCATCGTCCATGTTATGTTTGGTAAGGCATCCTTCTCGCCAGAAGATTTGTTAATTAACCTCAAGGCGTTACAAGAGACAATTGATCGTAACCGTCCTTCAGGAGCTAAAGGCCGTTATTGGCGCACAGTATACGTATCTTCCACAATGGGCCCATCGATTAAAGTCGATATCAGCGCTCTACGGGATTTGAAACTGAACGAAGCCGCATAA
- a CDS encoding glycosyltransferase family 2 protein: MKFSVVISTYNRLNLLKRAINSALNQTIPCEVVVADDCSADETEAYVKSLGNSVIYHRNEVNKGHAATVNAGVTKASGDWIKFLDDDDYLAPNCIEEMAKAISLHPSAVICSCIGSQVDSNEQELSRTPKVGPGLAFYIPQADIHYGMLLELVPFGTPVQVACCRDTFLKTGGWNPQLDANCDDIDSWISIAQFGDAIFLNQCLAYRTIWPGAYNQKFSLLKRLDTNILMKEKIYALVEQKHRFHLPSLENTRNYVKLHWFIVALKHRQLTELFKMIDGGILSPIAWWVLVTAALSRRQNYRNSHLKKFVLIE; encoded by the coding sequence ATGAAATTTAGTGTCGTTATCAGCACTTATAATCGCTTAAACTTACTTAAACGAGCTATTAATTCCGCTCTTAACCAAACGATTCCCTGTGAAGTGGTGGTGGCTGATGACTGTTCTGCTGATGAAACTGAAGCTTACGTGAAAAGCTTGGGTAACTCTGTAATTTACCATCGCAATGAGGTAAATAAAGGCCATGCAGCTACAGTGAATGCGGGAGTTACCAAAGCCAGTGGCGACTGGATTAAGTTTTTGGATGATGACGACTATCTTGCGCCTAATTGTATAGAAGAGATGGCAAAGGCAATTTCTCTCCATCCCAGTGCTGTTATCTGTTCTTGTATTGGCTCTCAAGTAGACAGCAATGAACAGGAACTCAGCCGCACACCAAAAGTTGGGCCAGGGTTAGCCTTTTATATTCCCCAAGCTGATATTCATTACGGTATGCTCTTAGAGCTTGTACCTTTTGGCACGCCTGTACAAGTAGCTTGCTGCCGTGATACTTTCTTGAAAACTGGTGGTTGGAATCCCCAGCTTGATGCTAACTGCGATGATATTGATTCTTGGATCAGCATTGCTCAGTTTGGCGATGCTATTTTCTTAAATCAATGCCTAGCTTATCGCACGATTTGGCCTGGTGCTTATAATCAAAAATTTTCGCTATTGAAGCGCTTAGATACAAATATTTTGATGAAAGAGAAGATTTATGCTTTAGTTGAGCAGAAACATCGTTTTCATCTACCTAGTCTTGAAAATACGAGAAATTACGTTAAATTGCACTGGTTTATTGTAGCACTCAAGCATAGGCAGTTAACAGAACTGTTCAAGATGATAGATGGGGGAATTTTATCTCCCATCGCTTGGTGGGTTCTAGTAACTGCTGCTTTATCACGCCGTCAGAATTACCGTAATTCCCATCTCAAAAAATTTGTATTGATTGAATGA
- the rplS gene encoding 50S ribosomal protein L19, with the protein MNAQEIIRSIEAEQLKTNLPEIYVGDTVKVGVKIKEGDKYRVQPYEGVVIARRNGGINETITVRRVFQGVGVERVFLLHSPRIESIKVMRRGKVRRAKLYYLRQRVGKATRIKQRFDRPL; encoded by the coding sequence ATGAACGCTCAAGAGATCATCCGTTCCATTGAAGCGGAACAACTAAAAACGAATCTGCCCGAAATTTATGTGGGCGACACCGTCAAAGTAGGCGTGAAAATTAAAGAAGGCGATAAATATCGCGTTCAACCCTATGAAGGTGTAGTGATTGCTAGACGTAACGGCGGTATTAACGAAACAATTACAGTCCGCCGAGTATTTCAAGGCGTTGGCGTTGAGCGGGTATTTCTGCTGCATTCGCCTCGCATTGAAAGCATCAAAGTCATGCGTCGTGGTAAAGTACGTCGTGCCAAGCTCTACTATCTGCGTCAACGTGTGGGTAAAGCAACCCGAATCAAGCAACGCTTTGATCGCCCTCTGTAA
- the secE gene encoding preprotein translocase subunit SecE, translated as MAKKNEAEIPENNNGSALNNFFQGTKEELEKVVWPSRKQLVSESAAVLLMVTLSASLIYLVDGLFGWAAKQVF; from the coding sequence GTGGCCAAGAAAAATGAAGCGGAAATCCCAGAAAACAATAATGGGTCAGCCTTAAACAACTTTTTTCAAGGAACTAAAGAAGAACTGGAGAAAGTAGTGTGGCCAAGTCGCAAACAACTGGTGAGCGAATCAGCAGCTGTTTTGTTAATGGTGACACTCTCCGCATCTTTAATATATTTGGTTGATGGATTGTTTGGCTGGGCAGCAAAACAGGTGTTCTGA
- a CDS encoding phycobiliprotein lyase codes for MTLPVKLVQTVEKSEIAEFFQESVGEWRSQRRYYTLSSGTTKEIVSAIAIRYLEQGSAELQQLAKLHELPDAVSLVCGTEVIWESTDSVTGKKESQGSTLFGALGNILYRDRGFATSKPITAEFYFPNPKTLCLRTEYNNSVFEEELKLIGSKYRTRQTIISRAGEQLMIGQYLETRVESVSMIP; via the coding sequence GTGACATTACCAGTAAAACTTGTACAAACAGTTGAAAAATCCGAGATTGCTGAATTTTTTCAGGAATCGGTTGGTGAATGGCGATCGCAACGGCGCTATTACACCCTGTCATCGGGGACTACCAAAGAAATTGTTAGTGCGATCGCTATTCGGTATTTAGAACAGGGAAGCGCAGAATTACAACAACTAGCTAAGTTGCATGAATTACCAGATGCAGTCAGTTTAGTCTGCGGTACTGAAGTAATTTGGGAAAGTACAGATTCAGTTACAGGTAAAAAAGAATCTCAAGGTTCAACTTTATTTGGTGCTTTAGGAAACATTTTGTATCGCGATCGCGGTTTTGCGACATCAAAACCAATTACCGCAGAATTCTATTTCCCCAATCCCAAAACACTTTGTTTACGAACAGAGTACAATAACTCAGTTTTTGAAGAAGAGTTAAAGCTAATTGGGAGTAAATACCGTACCCGCCAGACAATTATCTCTCGTGCTGGTGAACAGTTGATGATTGGTCAGTATTTGGAAACCAGAG